In Pogoniulus pusillus isolate bPogPus1 chromosome 1, bPogPus1.pri, whole genome shotgun sequence, one DNA window encodes the following:
- the LOC135176963 gene encoding WW domain-binding protein 11-like produces MPSRRRAARRLPGRPPLARPSPPGDPGPGTCTGAAVLAARRLIPRQGLAARGGPAAPLPRRVPASPQRPARAREGVPAIPGPLPVPPNPTGSAAALRLRPTPLLLLGPGRAWGSQPVAPRQFVAAASGCEGAETTARTELPLPSGPRPAPHRRHRHCRLFSSAAGWGGGGREGGRCLDVRSRTFHTEPPPLPAHPRHTGRRVGQPGRR; encoded by the coding sequence ATGCCCTCCCGTCGAAGAGCCGCTCGCAGGCTCCCGGGGCGCCCACCCCTTGCGCGGCCCTCTCCGCCTGGGGACCCCGGGCCCGGTACCTGCACGGGGGCGGCAGTGCTGGCAGCGCGGCGGCTCATCCCGCGCCAAGGCCTGGCTGCCCGAGGGGGACCCGCCGCCCCGCTCCCGCGCCGTGTCCCGGCGTCTCCTCAGCGGCCCGCCCGGGCACGGGAAGGAGTCCCCGCGATCCCGGGCCCGCTACCGGTGCCTCCAAACCCCACTGGCTCCGCGGCCGCCCTAAGGCTCCGGCCAACACCCCTCCTTCTCCTTGGACCCGGGCGTGCGTGGGGCTCGCAGCCGGTGGCTCCACGGCAGTTCGTCGCAGCTGCCAGCGGCTGTGAGGGTGCGGAGACAACAGCGAGGACCGAGTTGCCACTGCCTTCAGGACCGCGGCCTGCGCCGCACCGCCGCCATCGCCACTGCCGTTTGTTTTCATCCGCTGCcggctgggggggtggtgggagggagggagggaggtgcCTGGATGTCCGCAGCCGCACTTTCCACACGGAACCGCCGCCGCTACCCGCCCACCCGCGCCACACCGGCCGGCGCGTGGGGCAGCCTGGTCGGCGATGA